CGACTTCTTGACGACCGATCTCATGATAGATCCTGCTGACGCAAAGCGGCCGTGGGTGATCCGAAAGATCTTCTGGTTCGCCTGTTGAAAAGAGTCTCTTTTCCTTAAAAATTGTTCCGGATTGTCGGCCCCCGGGTCGTCTGAGTTGTAAGTAATGGGACCGAGGAGGCGAGGGTCGGTTGCTTCGGTTACCGCATCGAGCAGTGAGGGGAAGAAGTTGTTTGATTGATCCCGGATCTCTTCGGCTAGTTTTTGGACGGATGAAAGAGGAGACTGAAAATCGCGTCCCTCGAGTGCCAGAAGGGCCTGTTGCTTCAGCCCTTCATCGTGGCCCCTCGGATTTGCGACATAACTTTCAAAGAAGCGATGGGAGTTTGAGATCAGATGGGCGAAAGTCCCGACAAATCCCTCTTGTTGTCGACCCCATTCGAACCAGGCACGGAACCCCTTGAACGCCATTTCAGGCGTGATCTGTCCTGCATGATACGGGTTGTGAAGGTCCTGGAGGTAGTGAAAGGAGTTGGCCAGAAATCGCCAACCCCAGTAATCTTCACCAAGTTCGAAGGCGAGTTGGGAGAGTTGAAACCAGATCTCGGCACGTTTCGACGCCTCACCGACGGCACGAAAAGGGAATCCAAAGGTTGAACGGGGTTTCCTAAACGAGAACGGTGGTTTCTCAATATGACGAAAGGCTTGGGAATTTGGTCCTTCAAGAGCCCCAAACCATTTCTGATCCGCGTAGCGCGCGATCGGCTTTCCCTTTTCATCCCGATCAAAGAGGTTTTGATCCCTTCCATCGTCAGGATCAATCGCGTATAAACTTAAGACCTCAATGGGTGTGACTGTTTCCTTACCCATAAGTTCCGGAACCGGTTCCTCGATATCGATTCCCGGATCAATTCCAAGCCAATTTGAAAAATGCCATATATCTCCAATCCCGGCAGGGAGTTTTTTAAGGAGGGCGGAGAGGGGAGTGACTTGGACAGGGATCCCGAGCTGGAAATTCGATTTCACCGGTTCCAATGCATGTTTACCGATCAGCTGGTGGTCAGACCCGTTCCAGGCAAAAAGGGAAAACGGAAAAAGGAGGAGGATGAGCAGGAACTTTGTCATGATCAGGTTAATTTCTTTTCCATACAATCGACGATCTTTTCCTCATATTTCTGATGATCCACCTCATTCCATTCCCACAGGAGTCCGGGACTGGTCACATTGATTTCCGTCAAATATTCCCCGATGAGATCGATCCCTGCGAAGAAGACCCCTTTTTTAAGAAAAAAAGGTTCGAGTGAGGAGCAAATTTTCTTTTCGCGCTCCGTAAGTTGGGTAGCGGCATAGGTGCCGCCATGATCAGGGCTTGTCAAAAAACCTCCTGCAGCGGGATGGCGAATGATCGCTCCGAAAGTTTTGCCATCGATGAAGAAGACCCTCTTCTCTCCCCTTTCCACCGGCAGATATTCCTGGACCATCACCGGGAGATCGCCGCCTCGGGTCAGCTGATGGATCAGCTTTGAATGATCTCCGGAGAAGGGGCAGAGGTGGATCCCCTTTCCGGCATAACTATCGAGCTCCTTCACGACAACCGCTCCCTCTCTCTCCTTTTGAAACGCCTCGATTCTGTGCCAGTCACCCGTCACGAGAGTCTTCGGTATCCATTCAGGGAAGAAGAGGATTGAGAGTTTTTCATTCCAATCCCGTAGCGTGGAAGGGCGATTGATGACCCATGTTTTATCCTCAACAAGAGAGAGGAGGTGGGTCGCATAATAATAAGAGGTGTTTACCGGCGGGTCCTTCCTCATCAGGATGATATCCATCTCGGCGAGAGGTTTGGGGAATGGAGGTTTAAAATGGAAATAAGGGGTTCCCCGGGTGACTTTTACCTCGGAGACCATCGCGCAGGGCTCGCCTTTTTGGCTAAATAGCGAGGTCGGATCGGTATAATAGATCGTATGATTTCGATCATAGAGCGTTAGCAGCAGAAGATGCGACGAATCTCTGTGAAAATTGTAACCGGTGTATTTGTCAAGAACCCCGAGGACTTTCATCTTGCTCGTCATAAATAAAAAACCCCTTTATTTGAATTAAAGGGGTTTTTACCTCAAAACCATCAAGAGCCTGGTACTACTGAGTGCTTTTCCGAAGCTCTTTCCCGGGTTTGAATTTCGGGACATTACAGGCCTTGATATCGATCTCGGCACCTGTCTGGGGATTACGACCCTTGCGAGCACGCCTCTTGGCAACATAGAATGTGCCGAAGCCTGTCAGAGTGATCTTATCCCTTCTCTTAAGGCACTTCTGGACCCCGTCAGTGACGGAATTCAAAGCCCTTTCTGCGACTGCCTTGGAAATTTTGCAGTCTCTTGCGACCCATGCGACTAATTCACCTTTTGTCATTATTTTCACCCCCCTTCATTTTTAGGCTCCCCGCGAAGGCTTATTTGATGCGGGTTTTAGGGCCTAAACTTAATGAAAGCGGTATGTATCAATCTCAAGGAAGAGTCAATTAAAAAAACGGCTGATGCTGATTTTTTCTGCATTGGCATGGCTTTTGAATTGACTCGGGGCTCCCCACGATTTATTTTCATCGCCCATGCCAACGTCTGCAGAAATTATCCCAGTCAATATCGAAGATGAGATGAGGCACAGCTATCTGGATTACGCGATGAGCGTCATCATCGGTCGCGCCCTTCCGGATGCTCGGGATGGATTGAAGCCGGTTCATCGCCGGATTCTCTATGCGATGTATCAAGAGGGGCTTCTTTCCAATAAAAGATATTCAAAATGCGCCGGTGTCGTTGGAGAGGTTCTGAAAAAATATCATCCGCATGGGGATCTCGCCGTTTACGATGCCCTCGTCCGATTAGCCCAGGATTGGAACATGCGTTATCCCTTGATTGATGGTCAGGGGAATTTTGGTTCTATCGATGGCGATCCGGCAGCCGCCTATCGTTATACTGAGGCACGGCTGACGCGACTGGCCGAGGAGATGTTGGCCGATATTGAGAAGGAGACGGTCGATCTCGTCCCAAATTTTGATGGTTCGACTCAGGAACCGACCGTGCTTCCCTCGAAGGTTCCAAATCTGCTGATTAACGGTTCTGACGGGATTGCTGTCGGGATGGCGACGAAGATTCCGCCGCACAACTTGAGCGAGATTATTGATGGCTGTCTCGAGCTTATCAAGAATCCCGATGTTTCTGTAAAAGATCTCATGAAGATCATTCCTGGGCCTGATTTTCCGACCGGCGGTTTTATTTATGGGAGGGAAGGGATTCGCGGGGCGTATGAGACAGGGAAGGGGATTCTGCAGCTCCGGGCACGGGCCTTGATTGAAAAAGTGGCGAAAGGGGACAAGGAGAGCATCATCGTCACCGAGATCCCCTATCAGGTCAATAAGGCACGTCTCATCGAAAAGATCGCCGAACTCCATCGGGACGGAAAGATCGAAGGGATCTCGGATCTTCGGGATGAATCAGACAAGGACGGCATGAGGATTGTTGTGGAGCTGAAGAAGGGGGCGGTCGCTGGTGTGATCCTGAATCAGCTTTACAGTCATACCGCGATGCAAACGACCTTCGGTATCATCCTGCTGGCGATTGTGGGGGGACAACCACGCACGCTTAATCTCAAAGAGGCGCTTAAGATTTTTATTGATCATCGTCATGAGGTGGTGATCCGAAGAACCGCCTATGATCTGAAAAGAGCGGAGGAACGTGCGCATATCCTCGAAGGATTGAAGATCGCTGTCGATAACCTCGATGCTGTCATCACCTTGATCAAGAAATCGAAGTCCCCTGTGGAAGCCAAGGAAGGGTTGATGAAGAAGTATGGGATGACGGAGATCCAGGCTCAGGCGGTTTTGGAGATCCGGTTGCAGAGACTGACCGCGATGGAACGAGAGAAGATTGTCGAAGAGTACGAAGAGGTTCAGAAACAGATCAAGGGATATCGCGAGATTCTCAAGAGCGAGAAGCTTATCTATCAGATTATTTCGGAAGAATTGACGGAGATCAAAAAGTCCTATGGTGATGTTCGTCGGACGGAGATCCAAGGGAGAACCCAGGAACTGACCGTCGAGGACCTCATTGCGGAAGAAGAGATGGTTGTGACCATCTCCCACAAGGGGTATATCAAGAGAAATCCGATCAGTCTCTACCGGGCTCAGCGTCGTGGAGGACATGGGAAGACCGGCATGACGACGCGTGAGGAAGATTTTGTTAGTGATCTCTTTATCGCCTCGACCCACGCCTATGTTCTGATCTTTACAAACCGCGGGAAGGTTTATTGGCTGAAGGTTCATGAGATTCCGCAGGCAGGGAGGGCAACGAAGGGGAAGCCTATCGTGAATCTTGTGCAGATGGGCTCCGATGAACAGATTGCGGCGGTCCTGACCGTAAAAGAGTTTGCCGAAGGGAAGAATATTATTTTTGCGACTAAGAAGGGGATAGTCAAGAAGACCGCCCTCACCGCTTACGCGAATCCAAGGGCCTCCGGGATTATTGCTCTGGGAGTCGAGGAAGGGGATGCCCTGATTGGTGCCTCCCTGACGAATGGAGAACAAGACATCCTTCTCTCAACCCGTGATGGTCAGGCGATCCGGTTTCATGAAAAGGAAGCTCGTGAGATGGGGCGTGTGACGGTTGGAGTTATCGGGATTCGTCTGGATAAAAAAGATGAGGTGGTCAGTCTCGAAGTTTTGCAGGAAGGACAGACAGCCCTTTCGGTGACGGAAAACGGTTATGGCAAAAGGACAGCGCTTGAGGAGTACCGAATTCAGGGACGCGGCGGGAGCGGGATTATCACCATCAAGACGACAGACCGTAACGGCCCTGTTGTGGGAGTCATTCAGGTGACTAATGATGAGAATATCATGCTGATCACCAATCTAGGAAAGATCATCCGGATTCGGGTCGACCAGATTTCAGTTATTGGTCGGAACACGCAGGGGTTCCGGCTGATTCATCTTGAAAAAGATGAAAAGGTTGTCGCCTTCGCAAAATTGGCCGAAAAGGAAGATGAAGAGTAGGGCTCATTTCCTGACGGCTCTCTTTCTCGTCCTTCTGATTTCCTGCTCTTCTGCCTCTCTCGAATCTGTTATCCTCAAAACTCGTGTAGGTCGTGAAATTACTTTTCGAGTGGAACTTGCGAGAACCACTCAAGAGCGCGAGAAAGGGCTCATGCACCGAAGGGAACTCGCGTTCAACCACGGGATGCTTTTTGTTTTCCCCGAAGAGACCCAGTCTCCCTTTTGGATGAAAAATACCCCTCTTTCTCTCGATATGATTTTTCTGGATAGAGATGGAGTCGTTGTTGGCCTGATCGAAAACGCGGTCCCCTACTCGGAGGAACTCCTGATGCCTCAGGTTCCCTATTCCTATGTGCTCGAGGTCTCCGGCGGAACGATTCCTCGAGAAGGGATCAGGATTGGGGACTCGGTGCAGCTTCCGGTCCAGGGGCAGGTGCCGGTTCGCCCGCGCCCTCATTAGGCTCCACCGCTTCTGGAGAGGGAGAGGGAGAGGCAGGCTTCTTTTCTTCGATGTAATCAACCTTATACTTCTTTTTCAGGTCGGCCAGGAATTTGGTTCGAACATCTGACTGAAGACGAAATCTGATCCCAGTCTCCGCCTCTTCAAAAGGTTGAAGTTTTTTCTCTTCGACCACCTTGATCAAGTGAAACCCGTCTTTTGTCTGGATCGGTGATGGGGAGACATTCCCCTCTTGCAGGGCAAAGGCCTGTTCGGCCAAGGGCAACCACCCCATCCGTTCGAGTCGTTTGTCCCGAAGGGTGATGTAGCCGAGACTCCCCTGATTCTGTTTCGATTGGGAGTCTTCTGAAACCTCGCTCGCCACCTTATCAAAAGTCTCTCCCTTATCTAATCGTTCTTTGATCTTCGCGATCAGCTTCTTGGCGGCATCCTCGGTCCGTTTTTGTGCTGGTTTCGCAGCAGCCTTTTTCTTGGCCCCTGATTCCTCTTCGACAGTCCGGATCAGAATGTGCGAAAGTTTCAGCCGTTCAAATTCATCTCGATGATTTTCATAATACTGCTTGATTTGATTTTCGAGCTCATCATCTAAAACAGCCTGGGCGATGATGATCTTTTCATAAAGGTCGAGCTTTTGCTTGGTTTTGTCGGAACGATGGATTCCACGTTTTCTCGCCTCTTCGTAGAGGAGGGTTTGCTCCACGTAGTTTTCCAAAATCTTCTTTTTCCCTACCGGGGTTGCCATGCGAGGTTTGAGGCGGGGATTCACCTCTCCCAGGACAGTCAGATCTTTTTCGGTAATCCTTTTTCCACCGACCTTCGCAAGCGTCGGATTTTTCTCACAGGCTGTTGTGAGAAGGATCGCGATAAGCGGAATCAAAGCGAGTCGTAAATGCATAAGATTTCTCCCCTTTTTTTAAGGACTTGAATATTCACAGGGCCTCTTCTTGTCAAACAAATTTCAATGATCAAACAATCCTGAAATCAGGAAATTCACCTCGGTATGCCTCCCATTCGACCCGGATCTCCTTCACACGGGCGGCAGGGGGGCCTTCGTGACACTTCTCGATCATTCGGTCGACGAATCCTTTTTCTCCCTCAATAAACGCCTCAACGCGACCATCCGGGGAGTTTCGAACCCAACCGCTTAGCAGGAGTTCATTGGCGACTGTTTCCGCCCAGGCCCTGTAGCAAACCCCCTGAACACGGCCTGAGATCCAAAGATGGGCGCTAACTTTTTCCATGCATTTCCTTTTAAGCTATTAGGTTGATCTGTTCAATCACGTTCTGTATCCTTTTTATTATGAGAATCTTGGCACTCGACATTGGGAGTAAGACGATCGGGGTTGCCGTCTCGGACCCGATGGGTTGGACCGCTCAGCCGATCAAAACGATCCGCAGAAAAAACCGTCTCTCGGATGAAGAGGAGATCTGTACCCTTATCAAGGAGTATGAGATCGAGGAAATCCTGATCGGTCTGCCGCTTCATATGAATGGTTCCGAAGGAAAGCAGGTCGATGTGGTGCGAGGTTTCGCCAGAAATCTGGAGGGGAAGGTTTCAGTGCCGGTAAAGTTTTGGGATGAACGCCTCTCGACGGTCGCTGCGGATCGTTCCCTCCTGGAGGCTGATCTCTCCCGACAGAAGAGGCGAGAGGTGATCGATAAGATGGCGGCAGTGTTTATCTTGCAAGGATATCTGGACTCTCTTCATTCCCTTTCAGAGGAGGAGACAAAGGGGTGAGAAGAATCATTGCGACACTGTCTCTCGTCCTGTTCGTGATTGTCTCTGTTTTTCTGCTTAATTTTGTCCTTTTTTTGGTGACCCCCTATCGAAAGACGGAGGGGCCGATTTCCCTCGTGATCGAGCCGGGGATGAGGGTTGATGAGATTCTGAAAAAGCTGTCCGAGGAGGGATTGGTTTCGAATCCGGTATTTTTTGAACTTTATCTAAAGGCGAGGGGATTCGATAGAAAGATACGGGCGGGGGATTATCAATTTGACTCAGGCGTTTCGCCTCATCAGATGGTGTCACTCTTGTTGAAGGGAGATTTTGCCCGCCTCCGGATAACTATTCTCGAGGGATGGACGGCACGAGAGATCGCGAAATTTCTGGAGGGGCAGGGTTTGGTTCGTGCGGACGAATTTCTTCAAAAGGCCAAGGATCTTGAGGGATACCTTTTTCCGGATACTTACGAAATGTATCAACCCAAAGGGGCTGAGGAGATCGTCCAGAAGATGGTCGGTCATTTTCATGAGGTCTTTAATCCTTCACTTCAGGCTCGCGCGAGAGAGGTTGGGTTGAGTGATTATGAGGTTCTCATTCTAGCCTCGATCGTGGAGAAGGAGACAGGGAATCGGGAGGAACAACCGCTTGTTGCTTCCGTCTTTTTGAATCGTCTGAAGCGGAAGATGGGACTCGCCTCGGATCCGACCGTGATCTATGGGATCCCTAATTTCAATGGGAATCTGACCCGCGCCGATCTGGAACGTCCCTCACCTTATAATACCTACCTCAATGCCGGACTCCCCCCGACACCGATTTGCAATCCCGGACTTGCCTCGATCCGCGCGGTGCTTTATCCCGCGGAGACTGATTTTCTCTATTTTGTTTCGAAGAATGACGGGACTCATCAATTCTCCAAGACCTCGGAAGAACATTACAGGGCGGTTATGGAATATCAGAGGTCTCAGTGAGCAGGCCCTCGATCATTTGAATCAGGCCAACCTTCATTTTATGAGCTAGACCGGCGATCTGGTCCTGATCGAGTGTATCCCTTAATTCTTCATGAAGGGAGTCATCGGTCAGGCCTCTGACATTTTGCTCCAAGCGAGCCAAAAATTCCGGCAAAGTCATGCTTTTTGGGAGGGAAGAATTTTTCACTCTTCTCGCATAGTTTATTTTTTGCAAACGGGAACGGAGTGTCGGCAAGTGAGGGGTCTTGCCCAGATGTCTGTAGAGAAAGTAGGCATCATAGAGATCCCGCATCAACTCCCTTTCATTCCAGGCAGCCAACTTATTAGCCAAGGCGATATCAAACCTCATGACACGCACGATGTGAGGTGATTGTTTATTTGAGATGGCCAGATCAGCAGTGCTGATTGGTTCTGACTCGCACGAATCGGATACGTTCGCTTCCAGATGTGTTCGGAAAGTGCCAGAAGCATTGGTAAATACCACATCATAACGGACGTTTGTCGAATGGAGCCTTTTTTCAATGCGGGCACCTTTCAAGTCCGCCATTGCCTTGTCGATCAACGGACCGATCTCTTTTTTAGAGCGAAATGGAACAAAGACGTAATCCAGATCGTTCGTGTAACGAGGGCAGTTGAGCAGTCGGAGAACCATCCCTCCTTTCAAGATGGCGTGTTTTCCTAATTTCTCTGACAGATGATTGATGATCCAGAGCCGCAAGCCTTCATCAGACTGAATGGTATCCATGTAACACCCCCTTTACGAAGACGATAAATTTTGGATTTTTGTATTTTTTGAGATAGTTTTCGATTTTCCTGGAATCGAGTTTTTCAACAGCAATGTCCGAATAAATATTGAATGAAAATTTGTTCCCTGATTGATAAAAATAGAGCGTGTCAAGAAAAGCTTTTTCCGTGTCGGCAGAGAGGATACCGCCCTCCCAATCGGCATAACCAAACCAGTGACGCCGGCCAGCAGCGGGAGAGGCGTATCCGAAGTGGACGATGTTTCCCAAACGGGATTGGTAGATTCTTGTTTTGCCGATCTTGATGGCATAAACTGTTTTTTGAGGGATATTTCCAATCAATCCTTTTTTGGCTAACACCGTTCCGAAACTTAATGCGGAG
This genomic window from Deltaproteobacteria bacterium contains:
- the gshB gene encoding glutathione synthase yields the protein MTSKMKVLGVLDKYTGYNFHRDSSHLLLLTLYDRNHTIYYTDPTSLFSQKGEPCAMVSEVKVTRGTPYFHFKPPFPKPLAEMDIILMRKDPPVNTSYYYATHLLSLVEDKTWVINRPSTLRDWNEKLSILFFPEWIPKTLVTGDWHRIEAFQKEREGAVVVKELDSYAGKGIHLCPFSGDHSKLIHQLTRGGDLPVMVQEYLPVERGEKRVFFIDGKTFGAIIRHPAAGGFLTSPDHGGTYAATQLTEREKKICSSLEPFFLKKGVFFAGIDLIGEYLTEINVTSPGLLWEWNEVDHQKYEEKIVDCMEKKLT
- a CDS encoding HU family DNA-binding protein; the protein is MTKGELVAWVARDCKISKAVAERALNSVTDGVQKCLKRRDKITLTGFGTFYVAKRRARKGRNPQTGAEIDIKACNVPKFKPGKELRKSTQ
- the gyrA gene encoding DNA gyrase subunit A, giving the protein MPTSAEIIPVNIEDEMRHSYLDYAMSVIIGRALPDARDGLKPVHRRILYAMYQEGLLSNKRYSKCAGVVGEVLKKYHPHGDLAVYDALVRLAQDWNMRYPLIDGQGNFGSIDGDPAAAYRYTEARLTRLAEEMLADIEKETVDLVPNFDGSTQEPTVLPSKVPNLLINGSDGIAVGMATKIPPHNLSEIIDGCLELIKNPDVSVKDLMKIIPGPDFPTGGFIYGREGIRGAYETGKGILQLRARALIEKVAKGDKESIIVTEIPYQVNKARLIEKIAELHRDGKIEGISDLRDESDKDGMRIVVELKKGAVAGVILNQLYSHTAMQTTFGIILLAIVGGQPRTLNLKEALKIFIDHRHEVVIRRTAYDLKRAEERAHILEGLKIAVDNLDAVITLIKKSKSPVEAKEGLMKKYGMTEIQAQAVLEIRLQRLTAMEREKIVEEYEEVQKQIKGYREILKSEKLIYQIISEELTEIKKSYGDVRRTEIQGRTQELTVEDLIAEEEMVVTISHKGYIKRNPISLYRAQRRGGHGKTGMTTREEDFVSDLFIASTHAYVLIFTNRGKVYWLKVHEIPQAGRATKGKPIVNLVQMGSDEQIAAVLTVKEFAEGKNIIFATKKGIVKKTALTAYANPRASGIIALGVEEGDALIGASLTNGEQDILLSTRDGQAIRFHEKEAREMGRVTVGVIGIRLDKKDEVVSLEVLQEGQTALSVTENGYGKRTALEEYRIQGRGGSGIITIKTTDRNGPVVGVIQVTNDENIMLITNLGKIIRIRVDQISVIGRNTQGFRLIHLEKDEKVVAFAKLAEKEDEE
- a CDS encoding DUF192 domain-containing protein codes for the protein MKSRAHFLTALFLVLLISCSSASLESVILKTRVGREITFRVELARTTQEREKGLMHRRELAFNHGMLFVFPEETQSPFWMKNTPLSLDMIFLDRDGVVVGLIENAVPYSEELLMPQVPYSYVLEVSGGTIPREGIRIGDSVQLPVQGQVPVRPRPH
- a CDS encoding peptidylprolyl isomerase — its product is MHLRLALIPLIAILLTTACEKNPTLAKVGGKRITEKDLTVLGEVNPRLKPRMATPVGKKKILENYVEQTLLYEEARKRGIHRSDKTKQKLDLYEKIIIAQAVLDDELENQIKQYYENHRDEFERLKLSHILIRTVEEESGAKKKAAAKPAQKRTEDAAKKLIAKIKERLDKGETFDKVASEVSEDSQSKQNQGSLGYITLRDKRLERMGWLPLAEQAFALQEGNVSPSPIQTKDGFHLIKVVEEKKLQPFEEAETGIRFRLQSDVRTKFLADLKKKYKVDYIEEKKPASPSPSPEAVEPNEGAGEPAPAPGPEAAPSPQS
- a CDS encoding acylphosphatase, which translates into the protein MEKVSAHLWISGRVQGVCYRAWAETVANELLLSGWVRNSPDGRVEAFIEGEKGFVDRMIEKCHEGPPAARVKEIRVEWEAYRGEFPDFRIV
- the ruvX gene encoding Holliday junction resolvase RuvX, with the translated sequence MRILALDIGSKTIGVAVSDPMGWTAQPIKTIRRKNRLSDEEEICTLIKEYEIEEILIGLPLHMNGSEGKQVDVVRGFARNLEGKVSVPVKFWDERLSTVAADRSLLEADLSRQKRREVIDKMAAVFILQGYLDSLHSLSEEETKG
- the mltG gene encoding endolytic transglycosylase MltG: MRRIIATLSLVLFVIVSVFLLNFVLFLVTPYRKTEGPISLVIEPGMRVDEILKKLSEEGLVSNPVFFELYLKARGFDRKIRAGDYQFDSGVSPHQMVSLLLKGDFARLRITILEGWTAREIAKFLEGQGLVRADEFLQKAKDLEGYLFPDTYEMYQPKGAEEIVQKMVGHFHEVFNPSLQARAREVGLSDYEVLILASIVEKETGNREEQPLVASVFLNRLKRKMGLASDPTVIYGIPNFNGNLTRADLERPSPYNTYLNAGLPPTPICNPGLASIRAVLYPAETDFLYFVSKNDGTHQFSKTSEEHYRAVMEYQRSQ
- a CDS encoding nucleotidyl transferase AbiEii/AbiGii toxin family protein is translated as MDTIQSDEGLRLWIINHLSEKLGKHAILKGGMVLRLLNCPRYTNDLDYVFVPFRSKKEIGPLIDKAMADLKGARIEKRLHSTNVRYDVVFTNASGTFRTHLEANVSDSCESEPISTADLAISNKQSPHIVRVMRFDIALANKLAAWNERELMRDLYDAYFLYRHLGKTPHLPTLRSRLQKINYARRVKNSSLPKSMTLPEFLARLEQNVRGLTDDSLHEELRDTLDQDQIAGLAHKMKVGLIQMIEGLLTETSDIP